A section of the Anas platyrhynchos isolate ZD024472 breed Pekin duck chromosome 37, IASCAAS_PekinDuck_T2T, whole genome shotgun sequence genome encodes:
- the LOC113841045 gene encoding LOW QUALITY PROTEIN: latent-transforming growth factor beta-binding protein 4-like (The sequence of the model RefSeq protein was modified relative to this genomic sequence to represent the inferred CDS: inserted 1 base in 1 codon), translating into MGMGTLGWGWGHGDGDIGVGTWGWHREHGEVAEDVGLGTWWGHGGGPGDPGGDKGTWGGTWGHGGGPGAPRPPRPVQCSSPLPGLRTQDVCCRGAGVAWGVHECQPCDANPPNPPAVGQHPCPKGFRRANGSCVDVDECQEGGFCKNGLCTNTRGSFACLCHEGFILDSSRSSCISHQVISEARGPCYRVLQEGRCALPTLRNITRQICCCSRVGKAWGPACQRCPPFGSEGFKEICPAGPGYHYSASDLRYNTRYLGQDLPRVPLGRPRVPSPAGTAAPRWRPGRPPPSRSPPVPEVPPRVPRVPQRVPEVPPCVPHVPPRVPEVPPRVPDVPPRVPEVPQRIPEVPQRVPEAPQRVPEVPPDVPEVPQRVPEVPPRIPEVPPPAPEVVIVPRPTLGLLGPLPTPPGPEGPAPAAGSVCERNPRICGPGRCVPRQGGYTCLCHPGFWLSTQGTHCIDVDECRRSPRPCAPGRCENTVGSFRCVCGPGYRPGPGGTDCQDVDECAQSPSPCAQSRCENLPGGYRCVCPAGYQASTPTGQCQDIDECENHLACPGQECANTPGSFQCRPCRDGFELRHGRCADVDECATGSPCGPHGRCSNTEGSFHCQCRRGYRVGAGGAPCADVNECLEGDFCFPHGECLNTEGSYSCLCAQGYASTPEGTACVDVDECQRRDVCRGGRCANTDGAFECHCPAGFRTDAERAQCHDVDECQEHGAELCGAERCKNLPGSYRCVPPCQPGYRPQDGGGCEDEDECAEGGSRCSPHAACHNLPGSFQCACHQGYEAARHGHHCQDVDECATLPGVCGAARCENVDGSFLCLCPDGGHEFDPVTGTCGGPPPATPLLRPPPEPWKPPRAWRHASAPPAXVLAPNVSRQQCCCSVGGAWGVRCPPPRPCPTPGTAEHRALCPHGTGQTMGPQGSAADVDECRVFAPQLCRGGVCINAAPGFSCYCPSGYYYEQEHLQCVDNDECQDEDAEPCIGGRCVNTVGSYFCSCAPPLVLDGSQRRCITNDTRAMEEDPAVCWQEVGPDLVCGRPRLDRQATYTECCCLYGEAWGMDCALCPARHSDDFEFLCNVLRPPGPGLGPPYEYGPEYPPHYGLPYGPLPFGGPGPRLPPPGLRADYDPYGLGGGLRPPRGRPLCRPPPLRGLGGF; encoded by the exons atggggatggggacattgggatggggatggggacatggggatggggacattggggtggggacatggggatggcaccgtgagcacggggaggtggccgaggatgtggggctggggacgtggtggggacacggagggggacctggggatccaggtggggacaaggggacctggggggggacatggggacacggggggggtcccggcgccccccgacccccccgccccgtgcagTGCAGCTCGCCCCTGCCCGGTCTGCGCACCCAGGACGTCTGCTGCCGGGGGGCCGGCGTGGCCTGGGGGGTGCACGAGTGCCAGCCCTGCGACGCCAACCCCC CGAAcccccccgccgtggggcagcacccctgccccaaaggTTTCCGCCGCGCCAACGGCTCCTGCGTGG atgtggaTGAGTGCCAGGAGGGGGGGTTCTGCAAGAATGGGCTCTGCACCAACACCCGGGGCAGCTTCGCCTGCCTCTGCCACGAGGGCTTCATCCTGGACTCGTCCCGGAGCAGCTGCATCT cccaccaggtGATCTCGGAGGCGCGGGGGCCGTGTTACCGCGTGCTGCAGGAGGGGCGCTGCGCGCTGCCCACCCTGCGCAACATCACCcgccagatctgctgctgcagccgcgtgggcaaggcctgggggccggcgtgccagcgctgcccccccttcGGCTCcg AGGGGTTCAAGGAGAtctgccccgccggccccggctaCCACTACTCGGCCTCCGACCTGCGCTACAACACCCGCTACCTGGGCCAGgacctgccccgtgtccccctggggcgtccccgtgtcccctccccagctgggaccgCCGCCC ctcgctGGCGCCCCGGTcggccgccccccagcaggtcaccgcctgtccccgaggtgccaccgcgggtccccagggtgccacaacgcgtccccgaggtgccaccatgCGTCCCACACGTGCCAccgcgtgtccccgaggtgccaccacgggTCCCCGAtgtgccaccacgtgtccccgaggtgccacaacgcatCCCCGAG GTTCCACAGCGGGTCCCTGAGGCGCCacaacgtgtccccgaggtgccaccagacgtccccgaggtgccacaacgcgtccccgaggtgccaccgcgcatccccgaggtgccaccaccagcccccgagGTTGTCATCGTGCCTcgacccaccctggggctgctgggacccctccccacgccacccggcccggagggtccggcaccag CCGCCGGCAGCGTGTGCGAGCGGAACCCGCGGATCTgcggccccgggcgctgcgTCCCGCGCCAGGGCGGCTAcacctgcctgtgccaccccggcttctggctcagcacccagggcacccaCTGCATCG acgtggacgagtgccggcgcagcccccggccctgcgccCCCGGCCGCTGCGAGAACACGGTGGGGAGCTTCCGCTGCGTCTGCGGCCCCGGctaccggcccggccccggcggcaccgactgccaag atgtggatgaatgcgcccagagcccctcgccctgcgcccagagccgctgcgagaacttgcccggTGGCTACCGCTGCGTCTGCCCGGCCGGCTACCAGGCCAGCACGCCCACGGGACAGTGCCAGG ACATCGACGAGTGCGAGAACCACCTGGCCTGCCCCGGCCAGGAGTGCGCCAACACGCcgggctccttccagtgccGGCCGTGCCGCGACGGCTTCGAGCTGCGCCACGGGCGCTGCGCAG acgtggacgagtgcgccaCGGGCTCGCCCTGCGGTCCCCACGGCCGCTGCAgtaacaccgagggctccttcCACTGCCAGTGCCGGCGCGGATACCGGGTGGGTGCCGGCGGCGCGCCATGCGCGG ATGTCAACGAGTGCCTGGAGGGCGACTTCTGCTTCCCCCACGGCGAGTGCCtcaacaccgagggctcctacagctgcctctgcgccCAGGGCTATGCCAGCACCCCCGAGGGCACCGCATGCGTTG acgtggacgagtgccagcgCAGGGACGTGtgccggggcggccgctgcgccAACACCGACGGCGCCTTCGAGTGCCACTGCCCCGCCGGCTTCCGCACCGACGCCGAGCGGGCCCAGTGCCatg atgtggacgagtgccaggagcacggggccgagttgtgtggggctgagcgctgCAAGAACTtgcccggatcctaccgctgcgtgcccccctgccagcccggctaccggccccaggacggcggggggtgtgagg ACGAGGACGAGTGcgccgagggggggtcccgctgcAGCCCCCACGCCGCCTGCCACAacctccccggctccttccagtgcgcctgccaccagggctacgaggccgcccggcacggccaccactgccagg acgtggacgagtgcgcgaCGCTGCCGGGGGTGTGCGGGGCGGCGCGCTGCGAGAACGTGGacggctccttcctctgcctctgccccgacGGGGGGCACGAGTTCGATCCGGTGACGGGGACGtgcgggggaccccccccagcgacCCCACTcctccggccccccccggagccATGGAAGCCCCCCCGGGCTTGGCGGCATGCTTCAGCCCCGCCTG GGGTGCTGGCGCCCAACGTCAgccggcagcagtgctgctgcagcgtggggggcgcctggggggtccgctgcccccccccgaggccgtgccccacgcctggaaccg CCGAGCACcgagccctctgcccccacggGACCGGCCAGACCATggggccccagggctcagcagcag atgtggacgagtgccgggTGTTCGCGCCgcagctgtgccgggggggggtctgcaTCAACGCCGCCCCcggcttcagctgctactgCCCCAGCGGCTACTACTACGAGCAGGAGCACCTGCAGTGCGTgg ataacgACGAGTGCCAGGACGAGGACGCGGAGCCGTGCATCGGGGGCCGCTGCGTCAACACGGTGGGCTCCTACTTCtgctcctgcgccccccccctggTGCTGGACGGCTCCCAGCGCCGCTGCATCACCAACGACACCCGCGCCATGG AGGAGGACCCGGCCGTGTGCTGGCAGGAGGTCGGCCCCGACCTGGTGTGCGGGCGCCCGCGGCTGGACCGGCAGGCGACCTACACCGAGTGCTGCTGCCTCTACGGCGAGGCCTGGGGCATGGACTGCGCCCTGTGCCCCGCGCGACACTCAG atgactTCGAGTTCCTCTGCAAcgtcctgcgcccccccggcccggggctgggccccccctaCGAATACGGCCCCGAATACCCCCCCCACTACGGGCTGCCCTacggccccctcccctttgggggtccgggcccccgcctgccccccccggggctgcgcgccGACTACGACCcctatgggctggggggggggctacGACCCCCGCGGGGACGCCCTTTatgccgcccccccccgctacGAGGACTTGGAGGATTTTGA